Part of the Candidatus Zixiibacteriota bacterium genome is shown below.
TGATTTTCTGACTGCTGTCGATTCCGGCCAGAACCTCTATATTGAGGCCGTCCGAGAGTCCGACTTCTATCGGGATGGTTTGGATTTCACCGCTGGCTGAATCCTTGATGTCGACAAAGGTGGAATCATCTTCGAATGTCACCAGGCGTTCGGGGATCATCAGGATATCGTGCTTTTCATTGATGATGATCTCGGCTGTAGCGGAGTATCCGGCCCGGAGAACGTTTTCGCCGGTTTGTTCGATCTCGATTTCAACATCGAAGACAGTGGTCTGGTCTTCTTTTCTTGCCTTGGAAGCGATCCTTGTCAGCCTGCCCGTGACCGTGTCCGACGACAGCGCACCGACCTTCAGAAACACATCCATACCCTCATAAAGCTTGCCGACATCGATCTCATCGACTGTACCGCGAAATACCAGGTTTTGCATATCCGCCAATATGATGATCGGTGTGCCGGGTTGATAGGAGGTCATCGGTTCGACCGGGTCGCCCTCCTCGGCGTATCGGGCCAGTACAGTGCCGGCTACCGGTGCCAGGATGACCGATTCGATTGCGCCCGAGGAAGTCATCGTTTTACCCTCGCGCAGGAGGCTGAGGGCTTCCTTGCGACGCTGTACACTCAAGCGCGCGACATCGACATTCTTTTTGGCATTATCGTATTCCGACTGTGAAAGAAGCTTTTTATCATAGAGTTCTTTTTTGCGTTCATAATCAGCCTGGGTGTTGCGGAAGATCACCTGGGCTTCCTGGAGGGCCAGTTCGGCATTGACGATCTGGTCCGGGGTCGGCTGGGGTGCGACCTCGAACAGGCTGTCGCCAACCTCGACCTCGTCGTTTTCCTCGACAAACATCCTGCTGATTACTCCGGCCAGATGCGATTTTACACCGATCTCCTTTTCCGGCTCAATCTCCCCTACAGCTACTGCTTTATCAATAATGTCACCCCGGGTAACATCTATCAGTTTATAGTTGCCGTCATTATCTGCTGATTTCCCGCGGAAGCCGAAGAAAACGATGGCGGCTATCAGTATCAATACTATTCCAATTGCGGTCACTTTTTTCATCATGTTTCTCCCACTTTCAATTATCTATTTCAAATAATGTACGAATATCGGGAAGCAAGGTTTCCCGCATTTATAAGACAGGCCTGTATCCTGAAGGTTACAGGAGATTGAGCGAAATATTCAAATTCAGTTTACTTTGTGATCAGTCCCGAATTTCTTCCAGTTTGAATCCACGGCGGGACATTTCCTCGACGAACAGGTCGGTCGGCACCGAGAGTTCCTGTGGCACAGCACCCTTTTTGGTGATTTTACCTTCAGCCAGCATCTGCGCAATTATGGCCGAGGGGAATCCGGTCGAACGCATCATGGCGGTGAGCTCGTTTTGTTCGTCGTAATAGTCGACCATACGATAGGTCAGGTGTTCTTTTTTACCCGCTTTTTCACCGCTCAGTTCGACCGACACCAGGGCGACATCACGGTTGTCACCATTCAAATAACTTTCGAGGATCTTGCCGGTCAGGTGGCGCGGGATGATCTTGACGCCGTCGATTTCAACCATCTGAGAGGAGCAGAAACCGAGGTCGATGATGGTCTTGAAAAGTTTCTGGTGGCCGGGATAGCGGATCGTCTTGTAGTCGAGATTTTTAACCCGGCCGTAGAAAGTCTGTGGCAGAGTCGAAGTCCCGCCCGAGGTCTGGAAAGCTTCAAGCTGGTCGAACGGTGCAGGAAACGAAAGCTGTTCAGTTTCGGTCAGAGGTTTGACTGTCTGTACTTTGCCATCGCGGATCACAACCGCGTCTTCGATATATTCATTAATCAAACCCTCGATCGAAAAAACCAGGCTGTAATTGAGGGGAGGTGTCGGATTCTGGGGCAGTCCCCCGACACGCAGGTGCACATCCTCGAGATTATCGAATTGCTTTGCGCCATGAGCGGTCAATACCTGCACCAGGCCGGGAGCAAGACCCGTATCGGGGATGACCGTGACACCTTTCGATTTGGCTTTTTCATTTAAACTGAGCTGTTGTTCCACGACTGCGTTGTTGCCTCCCAGGTCGACGAAATCAGCGCCCAGTTCGATCGCAAGCTGTGCCAGTTCGTAGTTGAACTGGTAGTGGATAGCAGATACTATTACTTTGCTGTTTTCGAGAGTTTCACGAGTACCCTTGAGATTTCTGACATCCACCCAGGTCGGTTTGATCTTGTCAGAACTAACGAATTCGGCCACTTTTTTGGCCTGGCTGATATCTATGTCGCAAACCAGAATCTTCTCTATCTTATCGTTACGGGCCAGGTCGAAGGCGATCGCCTTACCCATCATTCCGCTTCCTAAAAGTGCTACCTGCATATTACCTCCAGTTGTTGCCTTTCGAAGATAATCAAATCGGAAAGATTTTCAAAGCGCAGTTTTCAGGAAACAATGGATTCAGCAACCGTACTTTTCGGTAATTTTTTCGGAGGTCTCGGAATCGAGCTGGCCACTGATGTTGATTTCGTTGTCGTACTGAAATTTGCGGAGCGCGTCGTAAAGGTCGGGAGTTATCTCATTCGGATAAGTGTCGTGCTTAAAATAGTTCAGATTGCGAAGCCTCTGGGAAGCTCCCCTGACAGTGTCGGGGGGATCGAGGTGACCGAGGTAAAACGACATCATCAGCTCCCCGCCCAAGTCGACAAAGACCTGCTCTGTGCCGGCCGGGAGATCGGCCTCGATTTTGCCGGAACTGCCGGTGTTGCCGGTGATCTCTTGACCCTGTCCGGAAAAATTCACAGTGTAATCCTTGTTGGTCAAAAGCTCGCCGTTTTCGTTTTTCAATGTTACC
Proteins encoded:
- a CDS encoding efflux RND transporter periplasmic adaptor subunit, with translation MMKKVTAIGIVLILIAAIVFFGFRGKSADNDGNYKLIDVTRGDIIDKAVAVGEIEPEKEIGVKSHLAGVISRMFVEENDEVEVGDSLFEVAPQPTPDQIVNAELALQEAQVIFRNTQADYERKKELYDKKLLSQSEYDNAKKNVDVARLSVQRRKEALSLLREGKTMTSSGAIESVILAPVAGTVLARYAEEGDPVEPMTSYQPGTPIIILADMQNLVFRGTVDEIDVGKLYEGMDVFLKVGALSSDTVTGRLTRIASKARKEDQTTVFDVEIEIEQTGENVLRAGYSATAEIIINEKHDILMIPERLVTFEDDSTFVDIKDSASGEIQTIPIEVGLSDGLNIEVLAGIDSSQKIIEYPPREIE
- a CDS encoding saccharopine dehydrogenase, with translation MQVALLGSGMMGKAIAFDLARNDKIEKILVCDIDISQAKKVAEFVSSDKIKPTWVDVRNLKGTRETLENSKVIVSAIHYQFNYELAQLAIELGADFVDLGGNNAVVEQQLSLNEKAKSKGVTVIPDTGLAPGLVQVLTAHGAKQFDNLEDVHLRVGGLPQNPTPPLNYSLVFSIEGLINEYIEDAVVIRDGKVQTVKPLTETEQLSFPAPFDQLEAFQTSGGTSTLPQTFYGRVKNLDYKTIRYPGHQKLFKTIIDLGFCSSQMVEIDGVKIIPRHLTGKILESYLNGDNRDVALVSVELSGEKAGKKEHLTYRMVDYYDEQNELTAMMRSTGFPSAIIAQMLAEGKITKKGAVPQELSVPTDLFVEEMSRRGFKLEEIRD